A genomic stretch from Podospora pseudoanserina strain CBS 124.78 chromosome 3, whole genome shotgun sequence includes:
- a CDS encoding hypothetical protein (EggNog:ENOG503P8M4) — translation MLSLRRITTSPTITSLPRRALSTTPLRSLKESNSADPSPQNFDHHKQDSLSKQKSGKGHWKPELASNSEEAVKADRSSGSSSIKDLQEKTKKAAEENAKAGTN, via the exons atgctctccctccgccgcatcaccacctcccccaccatcacctccctcccccgccgcgccctttccaccacccccctccgaTCCCTCAAGGAGTCTAACAGCG ccgacccctccccccaaaacttCGACCACCACAAACAAGACTCCCTCTCCAAGCAAAAATCCGGCAAAGGCCACTGGAAGCCCGAGCTCGCCTCCAACAGCGAAGAAGCCGTAAAGGCCGACCGCAgctccggctcctcctccatcaaggACCTCCAGGAAAAGACCAaaaaggcggccgaggagaacgCCAAAGCCGGTACCA ACTAA